In Nonomuraea sp. NBC_00507, the following are encoded in one genomic region:
- the gcl gene encoding glyoxylate carboligase has protein sequence MKRVPCMEAVVAVLESEGVDTVFGIPGAAILPLYAALQHSSIRHITVRHEEGGTHAADGWARVTGNVGVCIGTSGPAGTNMITGLYTALADSIPMICVTGQAMTSKLHQEAFQAVDIVEIARPVTKWAVQLKEPAQAPWVFREAFRIARSGRPGPVLIDLPIDVQRGTCLYDRDLDAPLPVEEPRPLPRAVSAAVDMLSVARRPIILAGGGVIIGDASEELRALAEHLQVPVQVTLMGKGAFPEDHPLFAGMAGIQTQTRWGNAAFLESDLVLAVGARFGDRHTGDLDVYRRGRKFIHVDIEPTQIGRVFEPDLGIVGHARPVLAELLDQARRRTARREPGTWVRKVADLRRTMGRRDDFDDVPIKPPRVFKEINEFFDRDTTFVTAIGLYQIWSGQFQTTYLPRRYLVCGQAGPLGWEVPAAMGVKCAHPERQVVAVVGDYSFQFLMEEIAVAAQYRIPFVIVMINNEYLGLIRQAEIPYGMNYAVDLHYGEGGIDHVKAMEAFGCPARRVEVPGDLRDALAWASAEAARERLPVLVEVMVEREANAAMGPSLEAIKEFEPLPELMTADWSD, from the coding sequence ATGAAAAGGGTGCCCTGCATGGAGGCCGTGGTCGCGGTGCTGGAGTCGGAGGGGGTGGACACCGTCTTCGGCATCCCCGGGGCGGCCATTCTGCCGCTCTACGCCGCGCTCCAGCACAGCTCGATCAGGCACATCACGGTCCGCCACGAGGAGGGTGGCACCCACGCCGCCGACGGCTGGGCCAGGGTGACGGGCAATGTCGGCGTCTGCATCGGCACATCCGGCCCCGCCGGCACCAACATGATCACCGGCCTCTACACCGCCCTGGCCGACTCGATCCCGATGATCTGCGTCACCGGGCAGGCCATGACTTCCAAGCTGCACCAGGAGGCGTTCCAGGCGGTCGACATCGTGGAGATCGCCCGGCCGGTGACCAAGTGGGCGGTGCAGCTCAAGGAGCCTGCCCAGGCGCCGTGGGTGTTCAGGGAGGCGTTCAGGATCGCCCGGTCCGGGCGGCCCGGGCCCGTGCTCATCGACCTGCCGATCGACGTGCAGCGCGGCACCTGCCTGTACGACCGGGACCTGGACGCGCCGCTGCCCGTCGAGGAGCCCAGGCCGCTGCCCAGGGCGGTGAGCGCGGCGGTGGACATGTTGTCGGTGGCCAGGCGGCCGATCATCCTCGCCGGCGGCGGAGTGATCATCGGCGACGCGAGCGAGGAGCTGCGCGCGCTGGCCGAGCACCTGCAGGTGCCGGTGCAGGTGACGCTCATGGGCAAGGGCGCCTTCCCCGAGGACCACCCGCTGTTCGCCGGCATGGCCGGCATCCAGACCCAGACGCGGTGGGGCAACGCCGCGTTCCTGGAGAGCGACCTGGTCCTGGCCGTGGGGGCGCGCTTCGGGGACCGGCACACCGGCGACCTCGACGTCTACCGCAGGGGACGGAAGTTCATCCACGTGGACATCGAGCCCACGCAGATCGGCCGGGTCTTCGAGCCCGACCTGGGGATCGTCGGGCACGCCCGGCCGGTGCTGGCGGAGCTGCTGGACCAGGCGCGCCGTCGTACCGCCCGCCGGGAGCCGGGCACGTGGGTGCGCAAGGTCGCCGATCTGCGCCGCACGATGGGGCGGCGCGACGACTTCGACGACGTGCCGATCAAGCCGCCTCGGGTGTTCAAGGAGATCAACGAGTTCTTCGACCGGGACACCACGTTCGTCACCGCCATCGGGCTCTACCAGATCTGGTCGGGGCAGTTCCAGACGACGTACCTGCCGCGCCGCTACCTCGTGTGCGGGCAGGCCGGGCCGCTGGGCTGGGAGGTGCCGGCCGCCATGGGCGTCAAGTGCGCCCATCCTGAGCGGCAGGTGGTGGCCGTGGTGGGCGACTACTCCTTCCAGTTCCTCATGGAGGAGATCGCGGTCGCCGCCCAGTACCGCATCCCGTTCGTCATCGTCATGATCAACAACGAGTATCTGGGGCTGATCAGGCAGGCCGAGATCCCGTACGGCATGAACTACGCCGTGGACCTGCACTACGGCGAGGGCGGCATCGACCACGTCAAGGCCATGGAGGCGTTCGGCTGCCCGGCCCGCCGGGTGGAGGTGCCCGGGGACCTGCGGGACGCGCTGGCCTGGGCCTCGGCCGAGGCGGCGCGGGAGCGGCTGCCCGTCCTCGTCGAGGTGATGGTGGAGCGCGAGGCGAACGCCGCCATGGGGCCCTCACTGGAAGCCATCAAGGAGTTCGAGCCGCTGCCCGAGCTCATGACCGCCGACTGGTCCGACTGA
- a CDS encoding NAD(P)-dependent oxidoreductase, with product MNIGFVGLGIMGSPMAANLLKAGHAVTGYDVSAERVDQLAGLGGKGASSVVDAVSGADVVITMLPDSPQVEDVAPLVIEYGRPNLLYIDMSTIKPETSRWVARQAAAVGVRALDAPVSGGERGAIDGTLSIMVGGAAEDAEAARPILSTLGTTVVHVGPAGAGQTVKAANQLVVGGIYGLVAEAIVLLEASGVDPAGGLDVLAGGLAGSRILELKRHTMVKREFAPGFRIDLHHKDMGIALAAAREAGVSLPLTGQVAQLVAAARAQGHGSLDHSALLKVVERLNG from the coding sequence ATGAACATCGGGTTCGTCGGCTTGGGGATCATGGGCAGCCCGATGGCGGCCAACCTCCTCAAAGCCGGGCATGCCGTGACCGGGTATGACGTGAGCGCCGAGCGCGTCGACCAGCTCGCGGGCCTGGGCGGCAAGGGCGCGTCGAGCGTGGTCGACGCGGTCTCCGGCGCGGACGTCGTGATCACCATGCTGCCCGACTCGCCGCAGGTCGAGGACGTCGCGCCGCTGGTGATCGAGTACGGCCGCCCCAACCTCCTCTACATCGACATGAGCACGATCAAGCCGGAGACCTCCCGGTGGGTGGCGCGGCAGGCGGCGGCCGTCGGCGTACGGGCGTTGGACGCTCCGGTCAGCGGTGGCGAGCGTGGCGCGATCGACGGCACGCTCTCGATCATGGTCGGCGGCGCGGCCGAGGACGCCGAGGCGGCCCGGCCGATCCTGTCGACGCTCGGCACGACCGTGGTGCACGTCGGCCCGGCCGGCGCCGGGCAGACCGTGAAGGCCGCCAACCAGCTCGTCGTCGGCGGCATCTACGGGCTGGTGGCAGAGGCGATCGTGCTCCTGGAGGCGTCCGGCGTGGACCCGGCGGGCGGGCTCGACGTGCTCGCGGGCGGCCTGGCCGGCTCCCGGATCCTTGAGCTCAAGCGGCACACCATGGTCAAGCGTGAGTTCGCTCCGGGCTTCCGCATCGACCTGCACCACAAGGACATGGGCATCGCGCTCGCCGCCGCCCGCGAGGCCGGGGTCAGCCTGCCACTCACCGGGCAGGTCGCCCAGCTCGTGGCCGCGGCCAGGGCGCAGGGCCACGGCTCGCTCGACCACTCCGCCCTGCTCAAGGTCGTGGAAAGGCTGAACGGATGA
- a CDS encoding hydroxypyruvate isomerase family protein — protein MRFDVNLSILFTDLPLLERPAAAAKNGFDAVELWWPFDGPDPTGAELAALRQAIEHAGVRLAGLNFDAGDMAAGERGLLARPDGSARFQANIDAAVRLAGELGCGVLNALYGNGPDVDRDLAVDNLRTAADAAAGIGATVVVEALNSHENPKYPITSSQAAFELIDEVDRENVAFLADLYHLHRMGEDVLALIDRHCARFGHVQIADDPGRGRPGSGRMPYREIFARLEAAGYRGHVGLEYRHEGPGAFDWRQG, from the coding sequence GTGAGATTCGACGTCAACCTGTCCATTCTGTTCACCGACCTGCCGCTGCTGGAACGCCCGGCCGCGGCGGCCAAGAACGGGTTCGACGCCGTCGAGCTGTGGTGGCCGTTCGACGGCCCGGACCCGACCGGCGCCGAGCTGGCCGCGCTGCGGCAGGCCATCGAGCACGCCGGGGTGCGGCTCGCCGGGCTGAACTTCGACGCCGGCGACATGGCCGCGGGCGAGCGCGGCCTGCTGGCCAGGCCGGACGGCTCGGCCCGGTTCCAGGCCAACATCGACGCCGCCGTGCGGCTGGCCGGCGAGCTGGGCTGCGGGGTGCTCAACGCCCTGTACGGCAACGGTCCCGACGTCGACAGGGACCTGGCCGTGGACAACCTGCGCACGGCGGCCGACGCGGCCGCCGGCATCGGCGCGACCGTGGTGGTGGAGGCCCTCAACTCCCACGAGAACCCGAAATATCCGATCACGTCGTCACAGGCGGCGTTCGAGCTGATCGACGAGGTGGACCGGGAGAACGTGGCCTTCCTGGCCGACCTCTACCACCTGCACCGGATGGGCGAGGACGTGCTCGCGCTCATCGACCGGCACTGCGCACGGTTCGGCCACGTGCAGATCGCCGACGATCCCGGCAGGGGCCGGCCGGGGAGCGGGCGCATGCCGTACCGGGAGATCTTCGCGCGGCTGGAGGCCGCGGGCTATCGGGGTCACGTCGGCCTGGAGTACCGGCACGAAGGGCCGGGCGCGTTCGACTGGAGGCAGGGATGA
- the sucD gene encoding succinate--CoA ligase subunit alpha produces MAIFLTKDSRVLVQGMTGAEGTRHTARMLAAGTDVVAGVTPGKGGRSVDFGERTVPVFGSVAEAMAETGADVSVVFVPPRFTGGAVEEAVAAGVPLCVVITEGVPVHDAVRFRALANGRTRIIGPNCPGLISPGQSSAGIIPADITSAGRIGLVSKSGTLTYQLMYELRDLGFSTAVGIGGDPVVGTTHIDCLRAFQDDPGTDAIVMIGEIGGDAEERAAAYIAGHVTKPVVAYVAGFTAPEGKTMGHAGAIVSGSSGTAQAKKEALEAVGVRVGRTPSETARLMRSALAGVS; encoded by the coding sequence ATGGCGATCTTTCTGACCAAGGACAGCCGGGTGCTCGTGCAGGGCATGACGGGCGCGGAGGGCACCAGGCACACGGCCCGCATGCTGGCCGCCGGCACCGACGTTGTGGCCGGGGTGACCCCGGGCAAGGGCGGGCGGTCGGTGGACTTCGGCGAGCGTACGGTGCCGGTGTTCGGCTCCGTGGCCGAGGCCATGGCCGAGACCGGGGCCGACGTGTCGGTGGTCTTCGTACCGCCGCGCTTCACTGGCGGCGCCGTGGAGGAGGCGGTGGCGGCGGGCGTGCCGCTGTGCGTGGTGATCACCGAAGGCGTCCCGGTCCACGACGCGGTACGGTTCCGCGCGCTGGCGAACGGCCGTACCCGGATCATCGGGCCCAACTGCCCCGGACTGATCAGCCCCGGGCAGTCCTCGGCCGGGATCATCCCCGCCGACATCACCTCGGCCGGCCGCATCGGCCTGGTCTCCAAGTCCGGCACGCTCACCTATCAGCTCATGTACGAGCTGCGCGACCTCGGCTTCTCCACCGCCGTCGGCATCGGCGGCGACCCCGTCGTGGGGACCACCCACATCGACTGTCTGCGGGCGTTCCAGGACGACCCCGGCACCGACGCCATCGTGATGATCGGAGAGATCGGCGGCGACGCCGAGGAACGGGCCGCGGCCTACATCGCCGGGCACGTCACCAAGCCCGTGGTGGCCTACGTCGCCGGCTTCACCGCGCCGGAGGGCAAGACCATGGGGCACGCGGGCGCGATCGTGTCCGGCTCGTCCGGCACCGCCCAGGCCAAGAAGGAGGCCCTGGAGGCGGTCGGGGTGCGGGTCGGCCGGACCCCGTCCGAGACGGCCCGGCTCATGCGCTCGGCCCTGGCGGGTGTCTCGTGA
- the sucC gene encoding ADP-forming succinate--CoA ligase subunit beta, whose amino-acid sequence MDLYEYQAKELFGRHGIPVPAGKVAATPAEAREIAAELNAPVVIKAQVKTGGRGKAGGIRPAAGPVSAEQEAARVLGMDIKGHVARRVLVEAATVPFEEYYAAFLVDRAEGGFLAMVSGQGGMEIEELAATDPDAIVKLPIDSVTGVDADTARLLAAKAGLPEQAAGVLEKLWHVLVAEDALLVEVNPLICTTDQRVVALDGKVTLDDNAYFRHAWQYAERTDSLEDRARAKGLNYVKLDGRVGVIGNGAGLVMSTLDVVAGAGAAPANFLDIGGGASAQVMADGLEIILADPDVRSVLVNVFGGITACDAVANGIVTALELLGERGRARPIVVRLDGNNAEVGRRILSEARHPAVRQVSTMDGAAETAARLAAGA is encoded by the coding sequence ATGGACCTGTACGAGTACCAGGCGAAGGAGCTCTTCGGGCGTCACGGGATCCCGGTCCCGGCAGGCAAAGTAGCGGCCACCCCGGCCGAGGCTCGCGAGATCGCGGCCGAGCTGAACGCGCCCGTTGTCATCAAAGCCCAGGTGAAGACCGGTGGACGGGGCAAAGCAGGCGGGATCAGACCGGCGGCGGGTCCGGTCTCGGCCGAGCAGGAGGCGGCCCGCGTGCTCGGGATGGACATCAAGGGCCACGTCGCCCGCCGCGTGCTGGTCGAGGCGGCGACCGTGCCGTTCGAGGAGTATTACGCGGCCTTCCTGGTGGACCGCGCCGAAGGCGGCTTCCTGGCCATGGTGTCCGGCCAGGGCGGCATGGAGATCGAGGAGCTGGCGGCCACCGACCCCGACGCCATCGTGAAACTGCCGATCGACTCGGTGACGGGGGTGGACGCGGACACCGCGCGGCTGCTGGCGGCCAAGGCGGGCCTCCCCGAGCAGGCCGCCGGCGTGCTGGAGAAGCTGTGGCACGTGCTGGTCGCGGAGGACGCGCTGCTGGTCGAGGTCAACCCGCTGATCTGCACGACCGACCAGCGCGTCGTGGCCCTTGACGGCAAGGTGACCCTCGACGACAACGCGTACTTCCGGCACGCCTGGCAGTACGCCGAACGTACGGACAGCTTGGAGGACCGGGCCAGGGCCAAGGGGTTGAACTACGTCAAGCTGGACGGCCGGGTCGGTGTCATCGGCAACGGCGCGGGCCTGGTCATGAGCACCCTGGACGTGGTGGCCGGGGCCGGAGCGGCGCCGGCGAACTTCCTGGACATCGGCGGCGGCGCGTCCGCCCAGGTCATGGCCGACGGGCTGGAGATCATCCTGGCCGACCCGGACGTGCGGTCGGTGCTGGTCAACGTCTTCGGCGGCATCACGGCCTGCGACGCCGTCGCCAACGGCATCGTGACCGCGCTCGAGCTCCTCGGCGAGCGCGGCCGGGCCAGGCCCATCGTCGTACGGCTGGACGGCAACAACGCCGAGGTGGGGCGGCGCATCCTCAGCGAGGCCCGGCACCCGGCCGTCCGCCAGGTCTCCACCATGGACGGCGCCGCCGAGACGGCGGCCAGACTCGCGGCAGGTGCGTGA
- a CDS encoding MFS transporter gives MENAIKDWRGRAYVPGPVPADRTRMFWLAWAAMAAISPLQYGYAALLAQQAAGLTLLAVWIACQAAGALPALHLVRHGRLSVRAALFGGAALSGLGLFTAALTTPGVIAGSAGPVAFVGYALLGGLGAGLVYGVCGEVVSSWYPERPAARVGLITGAFGYGAVPLLVWAGIAPGATSAAFLLAAVVAVAVIGAAARHLRLPPALWWPEDVDPRTHALDAARLRVTPDAARQFLLPQALRTRTLPALALILTCAGAVSVFDVIVVASTGSWAAVALLVALNGASRSLAMRCSELLGRRRVLTGVLAALAVGQVLIALAVQDVAAASAGALGASAAAASPLLWLGVIAAGVGGGAFYPLLASLVREFFGVERAGDIHAVVYSAKALAGVGAVALALLALTTPATALLVAATLAALPALATPRLRIPGLPATIPV, from the coding sequence ATGGAGAATGCAATCAAGGACTGGCGCGGGCGCGCGTACGTCCCCGGGCCCGTCCCCGCCGACCGCACCCGCATGTTCTGGCTGGCCTGGGCCGCGATGGCGGCCATCAGCCCGCTCCAGTACGGCTACGCCGCCCTCCTCGCCCAGCAGGCCGCCGGACTGACCCTGCTGGCGGTCTGGATCGCCTGCCAGGCCGCGGGCGCGCTGCCCGCGCTTCACCTGGTACGGCACGGCCGCCTCAGCGTGCGCGCCGCGCTGTTCGGCGGCGCCGCGCTCAGCGGGCTGGGGCTGTTCACGGCCGCGCTGACCACCCCGGGGGTCATCGCCGGGAGCGCCGGCCCGGTCGCCTTCGTGGGCTATGCGCTGCTCGGCGGGCTGGGCGCGGGCCTCGTCTACGGGGTGTGCGGCGAGGTGGTCTCCTCCTGGTATCCGGAGCGGCCCGCCGCCCGGGTCGGGCTCATCACCGGCGCGTTCGGGTACGGCGCCGTCCCCCTGCTCGTGTGGGCGGGGATCGCCCCGGGCGCGACGTCCGCCGCCTTTCTGCTCGCCGCGGTCGTCGCGGTGGCCGTCATCGGTGCGGCGGCCCGGCACCTGCGGCTGCCTCCGGCGCTGTGGTGGCCCGAGGACGTGGACCCGCGCACGCACGCGCTGGACGCCGCCCGGCTGCGCGTCACCCCCGATGCCGCCAGGCAGTTCCTGCTGCCGCAGGCGTTGCGCACGCGGACGTTGCCGGCGCTGGCTCTCATCCTGACGTGCGCGGGCGCGGTGTCGGTGTTCGACGTGATCGTGGTGGCGAGCACCGGATCATGGGCCGCCGTGGCTCTGCTGGTGGCGCTCAACGGCGCGAGCCGGTCGCTGGCCATGCGCTGCTCCGAGCTGCTCGGCCGCCGGCGAGTGCTCACTGGCGTCCTCGCCGCGCTCGCGGTGGGCCAGGTGCTGATCGCGCTCGCCGTGCAGGACGTCGCGGCGGCGAGTGCAGGCGCGTTGGGGGCGTCTGCGGCGGCGGCCAGCCCGCTGCTGTGGCTGGGCGTCATAGCCGCCGGGGTGGGCGGCGGGGCGTTCTACCCGCTCCTCGCCAGCCTGGTGCGCGAATTCTTCGGCGTCGAGCGGGCCGGCGACATCCATGCCGTCGTCTACAGCGCCAAAGCCTTGGCCGGGGTCGGCGCCGTCGCCCTCGCCCTGCTGGCGCTCACCACGCCCGCGACCGCCCTCCTCGTCGCCGCGACGTTGGCCGCGCTGCCGGCCCTGGCCACGCCGCGCCTGCGCATCCCGGGCCTGCCGGCCACCATCCCCGTGTGA
- a CDS encoding GntR family transcriptional regulator codes for MLLSDQAGQTAATKIQRPATLRESVIEAIQELIVSSQLKPGQHLVESELADLLGVSRQPVREALQQLSGEGWVDLHPGQGAFVHVPTVEEADQLLAVRALLETESARLAAKHAGEDGVKRLRTLCARGIAAVQTDDIDGAVAINSELHALVTALSGNKVLAELASQVARRVRWYHTPVARQRGMASWEEHTALIDAIEAGDERRAAKIMREHTEHTRVSYMEQRENEPVQPAPKPVRRRRPRAQQAG; via the coding sequence ATGTTGCTGTCGGATCAGGCCGGTCAGACGGCGGCCACCAAGATTCAGCGTCCCGCCACGCTCCGGGAGAGCGTCATCGAGGCCATCCAGGAGCTCATCGTCTCCAGCCAGCTCAAGCCCGGCCAGCACCTGGTCGAGAGCGAGCTGGCCGATCTCCTCGGCGTGTCCAGGCAGCCGGTTCGCGAGGCCCTGCAGCAGCTCAGCGGCGAGGGCTGGGTCGACCTGCACCCCGGCCAGGGCGCGTTCGTGCACGTACCTACGGTAGAGGAAGCTGACCAGTTGCTCGCCGTACGCGCGCTGCTGGAGACCGAGTCCGCCAGGCTCGCCGCGAAACACGCCGGCGAGGACGGCGTCAAGCGGCTGCGCACCCTGTGCGCGCGCGGCATCGCCGCCGTGCAGACCGACGACATCGACGGCGCTGTGGCCATCAACTCGGAGCTGCACGCCCTGGTGACCGCGCTGTCCGGCAACAAGGTGCTCGCCGAGCTGGCCAGCCAGGTGGCCAGGCGGGTGCGGTGGTACCACACGCCGGTGGCCCGCCAGCGGGGCATGGCCTCGTGGGAAGAGCACACGGCGCTGATCGACGCCATTGAGGCAGGCGACGAGCGCCGCGCCGCGAAGATCATGCGCGAGCACACCGAGCACACCCGCGTCTCCTACATGGAGCAGCGGGAGAACGAACCCGTCCAGCCCGCCCCGAAGCCGGTGCGCCGCCGCCGTCCGCGCGCCCAGCAGGCGGGATGA
- a CDS encoding TerC family protein: protein MNLPVWVCLATIGGFGLILALDFWLVARNPREPSFKECVGWVSFYVGLAVAFGAGLLVLSGPAHGGEFFAGWITEYSLSVDNLFVFLLIMSRFRVPRQYRQKVLLIGIILALVMRGGFIAAGAEAVARFDWLFYVFGAFLVYTAWKLIGHEDEEAEFSENIALRTVRRVLPTTDTYHGARLTVHHGRRMVTPMLIVMVAIGTTDLLFALDSIPAIFGLTKEPYLVFTANAFALMGLRQLFFLIGGLLDRLVYLSKGLSVVLAFIGVKLILEALHHDGVSWAPEIPILVSLGVIVGTLAVTTVLSLIKSARDAKKEPVSVDR from the coding sequence TTGAACCTGCCCGTCTGGGTCTGCCTGGCCACGATCGGCGGATTCGGTCTCATCCTCGCGCTCGACTTCTGGCTGGTGGCGCGCAACCCGCGCGAGCCGTCCTTCAAGGAGTGCGTGGGCTGGGTGTCGTTCTACGTCGGCCTGGCCGTGGCCTTCGGCGCCGGCCTGCTGGTGCTCTCGGGTCCCGCGCACGGCGGGGAGTTCTTCGCCGGCTGGATCACCGAGTACTCGCTCAGCGTGGACAACCTCTTCGTCTTCCTGCTGATCATGAGCCGGTTCCGCGTGCCCCGGCAGTATCGCCAGAAGGTGCTGCTCATCGGCATCATCCTGGCGCTGGTCATGCGGGGCGGGTTCATCGCGGCAGGAGCGGAGGCGGTCGCCCGGTTCGACTGGCTGTTCTACGTGTTCGGCGCCTTCCTGGTCTACACCGCGTGGAAGCTGATCGGGCACGAGGACGAGGAGGCGGAGTTCTCCGAGAACATCGCCCTGCGTACGGTGCGGCGGGTGCTCCCGACGACGGACACCTATCACGGCGCCCGGCTCACCGTGCACCACGGGCGCAGGATGGTGACCCCGATGCTGATCGTGATGGTCGCCATCGGGACCACGGACCTGCTGTTCGCGCTCGACTCCATCCCGGCCATCTTCGGCCTCACCAAGGAGCCCTACCTGGTGTTCACCGCCAACGCCTTCGCCCTCATGGGGCTGCGGCAGCTCTTCTTCCTCATCGGCGGCCTGCTGGACCGGCTCGTCTACCTGAGCAAGGGGTTGTCGGTGGTGCTGGCCTTCATCGGGGTGAAGCTCATCCTGGAGGCCCTGCACCACGACGGCGTGTCGTGGGCGCCGGAGATTCCGATCCTGGTGTCTCTCGGCGTCATCGTCGGGACTCTCGCCGTCACCACGGTGCTGAGCCTGATCAAGTCGGCCCGCGACGCCAAGAAGGAGCCGGTTTCCGTAGATCGCTGA
- a CDS encoding Nramp family divalent metal transporter gives MPIRKLPDAPPSVHILGPTVFLVALGVGMGESYMWPRLVLLFGPEIRWLFLIGVTLQAVVMLEMARYAMATGESIFSGAARVFKPLMWFFFVVAIAVYIWPGHLSAGAAAFEEITGIPWVVTAVIGLILVGVVFSLAKVIYNVLENVLSLLIGALVLGTAVVAAMVGSWGDVATTITGMFAIGYLPPEAMSAAWFPVIVGACAFAGPSGMQQMWYTLHLRDSGAGMGAHMPKVRGLRHAGEQEAMPARGFMFDTEDPAEMAKWKGWRRWVTFDALLLFWGITMLVTISFTVIAQSAVRIDPGVRDVIRGDDREVALSAMANAVSSAGSSVLGTIFLGFIALIGLNATLGLFDSFSRGQADMTYNFVPGAKKLRMSHLYAGFLWGVIIFGILILLFGPADGPSGILDTLAFLSTFAMGAYCVTLLLVNNRMLPKPIRPKWWSNAIIGFGAVFYLGMLFYSLFAFGVVVG, from the coding sequence ATGCCCATCAGAAAGCTCCCGGACGCACCACCCTCGGTGCACATTCTCGGGCCGACGGTCTTCCTCGTCGCGCTGGGTGTGGGCATGGGCGAGTCGTACATGTGGCCCCGCCTGGTGCTGCTGTTCGGGCCCGAGATCAGATGGCTGTTCCTGATCGGCGTCACCCTCCAGGCCGTGGTCATGCTGGAGATGGCGCGCTACGCCATGGCCACGGGGGAGAGCATCTTCTCCGGCGCGGCCCGGGTGTTCAAGCCGCTGATGTGGTTCTTCTTCGTCGTCGCGATAGCCGTCTACATCTGGCCAGGGCACCTGTCGGCGGGTGCGGCGGCCTTCGAGGAGATAACCGGAATCCCCTGGGTGGTGACCGCGGTCATCGGACTCATCCTGGTCGGCGTGGTCTTCAGCTTGGCCAAGGTGATCTACAACGTGCTGGAGAACGTGTTGTCGCTGCTCATCGGCGCGCTCGTGCTCGGCACGGCCGTGGTGGCGGCCATGGTCGGCTCCTGGGGCGACGTGGCCACCACGATCACCGGCATGTTCGCCATCGGCTACCTGCCTCCCGAGGCCATGTCGGCGGCCTGGTTCCCGGTGATCGTGGGGGCGTGCGCGTTCGCCGGTCCTTCGGGCATGCAGCAGATGTGGTACACGCTGCACCTGCGTGACTCCGGGGCCGGCATGGGCGCGCACATGCCCAAGGTGCGCGGGCTGCGGCACGCGGGCGAGCAAGAGGCCATGCCCGCGCGCGGCTTCATGTTCGACACCGAGGACCCGGCCGAGATGGCCAAGTGGAAGGGCTGGCGGCGCTGGGTCACGTTCGACGCGCTGCTGCTGTTCTGGGGCATCACCATGCTGGTCACGATCTCCTTCACGGTGATCGCCCAGTCGGCGGTGCGGATCGACCCGGGCGTGCGCGACGTCATCCGGGGCGACGACCGGGAGGTGGCGCTCTCCGCCATGGCCAACGCCGTCTCCTCGGCCGGCAGCTCCGTGCTCGGCACGATCTTCCTCGGGTTCATCGCGCTGATCGGCCTGAACGCGACGCTGGGGCTCTTCGACTCCTTCTCGCGGGGCCAGGCCGACATGACCTACAACTTCGTGCCAGGGGCGAAGAAGCTGCGGATGTCGCACTTGTACGCAGGCTTCCTCTGGGGCGTGATCATATTCGGCATCCTGATCCTGCTGTTCGGGCCGGCTGACGGGCCGAGCGGGATCCTGGACACGCTGGCGTTCCTGTCGACGTTCGCGATGGGCGCGTACTGCGTGACGTTGCTCCTGGTGAACAACCGCATGCTGCCCAAACCGATCAGGCCGAAGTGGTGGTCCAACGCGATCATCGGCTTCGGCGCGGTGTTCTACCTCGGGATGCTGTTCTACAGCCTGTTCGCCTTCGGCGTGGTCGTGGGCTGA